The Coleofasciculaceae cyanobacterium genome has a window encoding:
- a CDS encoding HigA family addiction module antitoxin, producing MDDEQWLKNPTVGEILKEEFILEIGMSQNALAKVIAVPSNRIHAIVNGTRRVTADTDLRLCRYFGLSEGYFLRLQNAYELMEAKRKLGKSLIEIEPYAS from the coding sequence ATGGACGATGAACAATGGTTAAAAAATCCGACGGTGGGAGAAATATTAAAAGAAGAATTTATATTAGAAATAGGAATGAGTCAAAATGCTTTAGCTAAAGTGATTGCCGTACCCTCAAATAGAATTCATGCAATAGTCAACGGTACAAGAAGAGTAACGGCAGATACAGATTTAAGATTATGCCGTTATTTTGGATTATCGGAAGGATATTTTTTGAGATTACAAAATGCTTATGAATTGATGGAAGCAAAGAGGAAATTAGGAAAAAGCCTCATAGAAATAGAACCCTATGCCTCATAA